The proteins below come from a single Ovis aries strain OAR_USU_Benz2616 breed Rambouillet chromosome 18, ARS-UI_Ramb_v3.0, whole genome shotgun sequence genomic window:
- the IDH2 gene encoding isocitrate dehydrogenase [NADP], mitochondrial — translation MAGYLRVVRSLCRASGSGSAWAPAALTAPNLQEQPRRHYADKRIKVAKPVVEMDGDEMTRIIWQFIKEKLILPHVDVQLKYFDLGLPNRDQTNDQVTIDSALATQKYSVAVKCATITPDEARVEEFKLKKMWKSPNGTIRNILGGTVFREPIICKNIPRLVPGWTKPITIGRHAHGDQYKATDFVVDRAGTFKVVFTPKDGSGPKEWEVYNFPAGGVGMGMYNTDESISGFAHSCFQYAIQKKWPLYMSTKNTILKAYDGRFKDIFQAIFEKHYKTEFDRHKIWYEHRLIDDMVAQVLKSSGGFVWACKNYDGDVQSDILAQGFGSLGLMTSVLVCPDGKTIEAEAAHGTVTRHYREHQKGRPTSTNPIASIFAWTRGLEHRGKLDGNQDLIRFAQTLEKVCVETVESGAMTKDLAGCIHGLSNVKLNEHFLNTSDFLDTIKSNLDKALGQQ, via the exons ATGGCTGGTTACCTGCGGGTCGTACGCTCGCTCTGCAGAGCCTCTGGCTCCGGGTCGGCCTGGGCGCCAGCAGCCTTGACAGCCCCCAACTTGCAAGAGCAGCCGCGGCGCCACT ATGCCGACAAAAGGATCAAGGTGGCGAAGCCAGTGGTGGAGATGGACGGCGATGAGATGACCCGTATTATCTGGCAGTTCATCAAGGAGAAG CTCATCCTGCCCCACGTGGACGTCCAGCTCAAGTATTTTGACTTGGGGCTCCCGAACCGTGACCAGACCAATGATCAGGTCACCATCGACTCTGCGCTGGCCACCCAGAAGTACAGCGTGGCTGTGAAGTGTGCCACCATCACCCCCGACGAGGCCCGTGTGGAAG AGTTCAAGCTGAAGAAGATGTGGAAGAGCCCCAATGGAACCATCCGGAACATCCTCGGGGGAACTGTCTTCCGGGAGCCCATCATCTGTAAGAACATCCCGCGTCTCGTCCCTGGCTGGACCAAGCCCATCACCATTGGCAGGCATGCCCACGGCGACCAG TACAAGGCCACAGACTTTGTGGTTGACCGGGCTGGCACATTCAAGGTGGTGTTCACCCCGAAGGATGGCAGTGGCCCTAAGGAATGGGAGGTGTACAACTTTCCTGCTGGTGGCGTGGGCATGGGCATGTACAACACGGATGAG TCCATCTCAGGTTTTGCACACAGCTGCTTCCAGTATGCCATCCAGAAGAAGTGGCCTCTCTACATGAGCACCAAGAACACCATCCTGAAAGCCTACGACGGGCGCTTCAAGGACATCTTCCAGGCCATCTTTGAGAA GCACTACAAGACCGAGTTCGACAGACATAAGATCTGGTACGAGCACCGGCTCATTGATGACATGGTGGCTCAGGTCCTCAAGTCTTCGGGCGGCTTTGTGTGGGCCTGCAAGAACTATGACGGAGACGTGCAGTCGGACATCCTGGCCCAGG GCTTTGGCTCCCTTGGTCTGATGACGTCCGTGCTGGTCTGCCCGGATGGGAAGACCATTGAAGCTGAGGCTGCTCATGGCACAGTCACCCGCCACTATCGGGAGCACCAGAAG GGCCGACCGACCAGCACCAACCCCATCGCCAGCATCTTTGCCTGGACGCGTGGCCTAGAACACCGGGGCAAGTTGGACGGGAACCAGGACCTCATCAG GTTCGCCCAGACCCTGGAGAAGGTGTGTGTCGAGACAGTGGAGAGTGGAGCTATGACCAAGGACCTGGCGGGCTGCATCCACGGCCTCAGCAA CGTGAAGCTGAACGAACACTTCCTGAACACCTCGGACTTCCTGGACACCATCAAGAGCAACCTGGACAAAGCTCTGGGCCAGCAGTAG